A genomic region of Cydia amplana chromosome 5, ilCydAmpl1.1, whole genome shotgun sequence contains the following coding sequences:
- the LOC134648253 gene encoding long-chain fatty acid transport protein 4-like, with amino-acid sequence MEEKRERMIWTEFVTRFNIKRVVEFYGATEGNANIVNINNKTGAIGFVSRIIPAVYPIAILKVDQETGEPIRNSRGLCQLAKPNEPGVFIGKIQPNNPSRAFLGYADKAASDKKIVRDVFTHGDSAFISGDILVADELGYLYFRDRTGDTFRWRGENVSTTEVESAVSRVADQRDAVVYGVEVPNIEGRAGMCGIVDTQGTLDLDQLAKLIAKDLPAYARPVFMRVMTSVDMTGTFKMRKVDLQKEGFNPSVIKDKLYYLDIKLGKYLPLGPDEYEKIGKGQIRL; translated from the exons ATGGAGGAGAAAAGAGAGCGGATG ATATGGACAGAATTTGTAACTCGGTTTAACATAAAGAGAGTTGTAGAGTTCTATGGGGCCACTGAAGGAAATgctaatatag TGAATATAAATAACAAGACAGGAGCGATTGGATTTGTATCCAGGATCATACCTGCAGTATATCCAATTGCTATTCTGAAAGTTGATCAAGAAACTGGGGAACCTATCAGGAACTCGCGAGGTTTATGTCAG TTGGCCAAACCGAACGAGCCCGGCGTGTTCATCGGTAAGATCCAGCCCAACAACCCCTCGAGAGCATTCCTCGGTTACGCTGACAAAGCAGCTTCGGACAAGAAGATAGTCAGAGACGTGTTCACTCATGGAGACTCCGCTTTCATATCAG GCGACATCCTAGTGGCAGACGAGTTGGGCTACTTGTATTTTAGAGATCGTACCGGGGACACGTTCCGCTGGCGCGGCGAGAACGTCAGCACCACCGAGGTGGAGTCCGCCGTGTCGCGCGTCGCTGACCAGAGGGACGCTGTTGTTTACGGAGTCGAG GTCCCAAACATCGAAGGACGAGCGGGCATGTGTGGCATCGTGGACACGCAGGGAACTCTAGATTTAGATCAGCTGGCTAAGCTGATCGCGAAGGACCTGCCGGCGTACGCGCGCCCCGTTTTCATGCGGGTCATGACCAGCGTCGATATGACGG GCACATTCAAGATGAGGAAGGTggatttacaaaaagaaggatTCAACCCATCAGTAATAAAAGACAAATTATACTATTTAGATATAAAATTAGGCAAGTACCTTCCATTAGGACCAGACGAATATGAGAAGATTGGAAAGGGACAAATAAGACTGTga